A stretch of DNA from Bactrocera neohumeralis isolate Rockhampton chromosome 6, APGP_CSIRO_Bneo_wtdbg2-racon-allhic-juicebox.fasta_v2, whole genome shotgun sequence:
ATCAACGAGCAGCCAAAACGAGATCATGAGTTTTGTCTCGTTATGTCGTTCTCGGAGTTTTTTCACTTCCAAAAAACTAGAAGAGCAATTCGGCTAAAGTGGTGGGCTACGAGTGTGTACTACATGAGTAGTAAATTTTTCTTAGCGATATTAGCGTCAGCGGGTAGTGCGGTTTTGTACTTAGCGGAGCTGCCTCGTACTTTGTGTACTTCCCGAGGAACTTTCTACCGATTTGTGTTGATTCAGCAGAGTATCCCTCAGTTTAATTACTGATACTGAATCAATTTTGAAGTGttctatttacaaatatattagaAACACTTCGATgcataaaatgataataatcaAAAGATTACAGCACTTTTAATGCTTCCCTATTACATAACTTGGTCTAATATATTTCAATGACATGGTGCTCCATAATGAGTACCTTGTTCAattaagtaaaaacaaaatctcAAAGCAAATACTCGAGACATTATATCATTTGCTTGCTTGTTGTTaaggaaaaatataaagtaatgcAAGGGACACAAGTTTTTTAAGAGGGTTTAGAACAAAGAACACTTAAATAGAAACAGCATTATCTTACCTTAACTATTGAAACTAACTAGTTTGATCTGGTAGTTTCAATCGCTCGAGGGAATAAAAGCATAcagagaaaaattttgtttcaacttaaAAATCGCGAAACGAAGTAGGAAACAAAATTATTCCACCAAAAGAGAGAGCTAATAATCTCCAAgcgacagcggctacgctggcccctgcgtgtactgcgtcgaatactctcgaagctggagtgttttcacccATTCCGGCGACATGACCtacccagcgtagccgctgtctcttaattcgctgaactatggcaatgtcggcgtatatctcgtacaactaTTGGTACCATCGATgttgccgttgccaatgcacaaagaaccataaatctttcgcagaacctttatctagaaaactcgtaacgccgactcataagatgttgtcatcgtccatgcctctgcaccatatagcagaacagGGATGATGAGTGTCTTGTAGAATTTGGACTTTGCTGGttaagagaggactttacttctcaattgcctagtcctgttggcaagagttattctgcgttggatttggaGGTTGGCGTTATTGTTAGtgctaatgctggttccaagatagtcgaaattatctacgactttgaatttatgaatgtcaacagtgacgtgggagccaagtcgctagTAGgacgactgtttctttgatgacaggagaaatttcgtcttgccttcatTCACTACTAAagccatttgcttcgcttctttgtcaaACCTGGAGAAAGCCggactaacggcgcggttgttatgacCAATGATggtgtcatcggcgtacgccagttgtacactcttgtagaagattgtacctactCTGTTCAGATTTGCAAGTCGAATTATTTTCCCTCggagtagattgaaaaagtcgcacgatagaagtcaccttgtctgaaacctcgtttggtgtcgaacggttcggagagcgcttcccaatcctgacggagcttttagtattgCAGCGtgagtttacacagccgtattagttttgcggggataccaaattcctGATTTGTCAGGtccaaagccacactgataaggtccaatcagtttgttgacggtgggctatCCGTTAAAGATAGATTTAGAGATCTTTCACGCTCGATACACTCGATGGATGGATTATATGTGATATTCGGGTAAGAAAATTCGAAAACAAATTAATGATCTGGTGAAAGAAAACCTTGAAACTCTCAGAAATCTAAAATAAAGTTGTCAAAGAGGTTTATATTGAAATTACTATTTATTCTATTCGATAGTATTGACTGAAAGTATCTAAGATCACAACAGGCGTTTTTCTGAATTGCCCCAGATTTTATGCGGCCAAGGGCTGTTATTTCGAGGATCTAACCGTGATTTGTTCGGTAACGTTCGGTAACACTATCTAATAATCTCTCTCTTCTCTCTAAGTgaacaaaatgaaataatatcaGTATCCTGTCGAATCCAGTCCTTTGCTTTAAATTCAGCCTCAGTCTCCTTGATTTCCTCAGCACTGATGTAAATACTCACTCCAGCGACCATTCTGTTGTTAatttggctataaccgcgtaagcggtaactacgccagtaaagaaaactACTATTCTTTAGAGATTTGTGACCAGAAAGTGTTTCAGAGGTTTGGGTCTGCGAAGTGCTGTTTTTAATCGTTTGTGAGCTCGCGCGGTCACCACTTAGCATTAAAATTTCGTATTACCAAAGATGCACGATCTATCTAAAAGATTCTTATGATTTTATAAGAGTGTTTATTATACCAAACTAATTCTTTTAACGGATATCTCCTTTCGGCAGTCCGTTGTGTTCATAATTTTCAGAGGTCGTATGATTTGCAACGAATTTGCGAATACTCACTTCGTCTGGAGCAGAATCCGGACAATACTTGATCCACAAACAGAGCTCATACAAAAAGTTAGAAGCGTAAAAATCTAAGGCTGCTTTCAAAGGCTTTCAAGTACAAGTAAAAAATGGTTCTATTCATGACTGAGTTCAAGCCGAAGCCAAAGTGAAAACCATTCTTTAGAACAGAGCTGTCCTACTGTCCAACGTTTTCCACACAAAAACACAGCTCAGGTCATTCAAACGTTTGCAGTTTGATTGACGTTGAtctacattttattttgtaaaacaaaacgAACACTTCTGAACTGCAAAGGTGACTTTGTCTGCGCGTGATCGATAGATCAACCTCGAGTTAAAGGTATTTTCTTGCACGCTGAAGGATAAAGTTACATACCGACCATTCCATTGTGAGAACGGCCTTGCAAAGCTTGAGGGAGGTGCGAACCGCTGTCATATACCTAACAGAGGCAacgaatataaattaatatctgCTCTCGTTATCTAATTGGGAAAAGCTTCAGACATAAAACGATTTACCGGCAAATATAAAACGTGCGATACAGCCCCCGATAATACGCCTTTTTATGAAGTTCTACGCGGTCAGCAATGAACTTTGAATTCCGCAGAAAAATTCGACCAACTGGCAAACGtggtatttttatatgtacgtaCGACACATTTACGTACCGCAAATGATTACAAATTATCATAAATgacgaataaaaatttttgcaagatATAAactgtatgttaaaaatatcaAGAGCTTATCAGACTTTGCAGTTGATATTACTCATACAcgacaaaaacaaacaattacaataacaaagcgCTAACATTAAGAAGCGAGTTTCTACAAACTTCACACTCAAATTGTGATAACATCACTTTGAAGACTGATCCTTTTCGAGGTTCACTACTTTTTGATCTGTCAaagaaaggctattgaaaaaagtacctctatttGTAGCAccctttacatacatatacgtctCTGTGATGAATTTGTCCGTCAGAAAAATGCGCTGCGATATTGCAATGGCTATTGATAGCCGACCATAGTAATAACATTGAATTACCCTACACCGAAGAAGGCGTATCGGCCGAAAAGATAAAGACAACCGTTTTCTGCAATGCATAAGATCTGATCTGCATCGACTACCTGGAAATGGCCAAACCACACAGTCTGAATTATTGCGGGGAAAATGACACATTGAAAAAAGTCATCTTCTACAAAGAGAAATATAGACTccgtttttataccctaaatagAGTATTTTAAGtttccacgaagtttgtaacacccagaaataAACTTCggacatatacaaatataaattataccaTCAATTAGTCcacctgagtcgatttagccatgccccgGACTATAACTGGATGCGTCTTaatgtctcctatcgaacagCTACACAGTGAGGCCAGTTAAAGAGCATAATGAAGCGGAACCTAGGAGTcataaacaccttcaccgactccatCTCaatgaatggcgtacttggagttaaactaccacccattgcagacgacgaGCTCGAATTGCCGCGATAATCAAGAGTGACCCTTAAGCAGCTTCTTTCTGAATACTGTTTCAGGTTAAACACCTACTTACCGAAAATCGACCCcgatataccaaatatatgtccagcatgcaacgagtccccgcatgactcaAACCATCTCATTGCATACccagctaaccctacacatctgacaccccttttactatggtccgaccccgtcgaaacaacACATTTCCAATGTCTACCGAACTGAACCGGACTAGACCctccgtttttgagatatcgatgtgaaattttagacacgtaattttctttccatggagctgctaatttgtcgaaaccgctAATTATGGaacattatagcatatagctgtcttacaaactgatcgctcaaaatcaagttcttgtttggaaaacttatttatttaacaagatatatgtacatatttacggaATTCAGCATAGAATATTGCGTGcggaaatccacctaccggaagccaatggaaagaGTTCAGGCTCCCTGCACTGTGCATAAcaggagctttaagaacaactccaacggcggctcATGAACTGCCAACTATAGACCTCTTTGCTGAAAACTTTGAGGCAACCGggccactgcagtatatttcaaactgaggtctttgctattgttAAATCCGCGGAGCTTGCCtttaatgcacctgcaggcgaTTCCAGAGTCAagatctacgtagacagccaaacagaaatcaaggcagtaacctcgtatcgcatctcggccagaagtgtcttgggaagcagagcagcagtggaaagtgttacTAGAAGTAAGctacttcacttctactgggtgccaggaaAACAGCATCGATGGCAATGAAATAGTCGACGAGATTGTCAAAAATGGTGTACAGCTAACATctgaaaacgtgatcaacattgggaaacccatgcattgtctatacatCGATCTCCAAAGAAGCatagtaaagaaaatcaaaaccaaatggaacgagctacctgggtgaaaactgcaaaagtcaagtgcaaaacggtagatcggaagtacacacaATTCGATTGGCACttgactgtaggaacatgatgggtctggtggcgacacacacCCGCAGGTTGAGACTACAGGAAATGTGTAGttcagggaaacaatggagtatTCTTGTGTATTTGTCTcccattggcaagactacgctgtaagcgactggggtccccacggtatgatacactggagaaggtatcgatagtgaacTTGTTAAAATCGCGTAGCGCATTAAAGGCATTATCTAACAGAACCTGATATATTATGCAATTAACAAGCTCTTTAAGATTACCTGTACCGAAACGCCaactttttgacaaaatttgtttagtaatattaataaattaagttatataatagataaaatatgtttacataaaatttaagcGTTTTTAAGTAcaatatcaatatattttcaacTTGCTCTTacagaaaattagaaaattttgcaatattgtTAAAAGATAACATAGGAACGAAATGGCACGCACTTAATtgaactttaattaatttttacagaaCTTATAGCTTTTTATTGCACACATCTGATAATTTTGTTTACTACTTCGTACATGTTTGGAATTTACTAGcacttaaaaatcaatttagcACCACTctgcttataaatatttatataacaccTATATGTACTCCTTTTGTGAATTTCTAATTCCTATGTGTCTCATTTAGCTACAAAATGAAGTCAATAACCTTATAgttttgcaattgttgttgatgGAAGCTGCCAATATTGACAACGAAAAACGAAATGTTGTAAACACCAACAAGTACAAGAAGAGACTTTATTTATTGCGTGCTTTCATGCGCAAATGTGTCGCTGTAAGAGCGATATTCATAAACTGGTTTTTGttgaaagcaaatataattaaaatgaaagcaTTAAAAAACATGTTGAGTGGTCACGTCAAATATGCTGTTGAATTTCAAATCAATACGTGACTTAATTTATATTGCATAGTCaaacttttatgtatgtatatacagacaagcatttacatatgtatgtatgtacatatgtatgtatgcgcatatATACGTAGAATGTATGAAAACCggctaaataatgaaatatttagaataataaacataaattacTCAAACAATATCGTAATCCCCCTCAGGTGCAATATACTATACTAAAGCGTTATGAGATAATCGCGAAAACTTTCAGCTGCTAATATATTGTATTAACAGAACTATCAACAATGTTGTgaagaatattattttattattattgagcGTAAagtcaagtaatttttttattataaaacaaatattttataggtttttaTTAGAAGCAGAAAATTTACAGATGTCAAAGGAATTTGaatgttatttaatttcacTGTTTAGCActataattgtataaaaaaattatgattttatgtattatattaaaCATTCTCTTTAAGAAACGTTTTGTTGCATGTATTTTGCACATTAATGTAAATGTTATCAGCTATAGActggtaaaatatatacaaggtcaTTAGTTATGCACAAAAGTTTTCTGTGATAACGCACAGGACCACGTTcacactaaaaatattaaaaaaaatagttcctCGTAGTTTTGCATATAAGCTGTTACATTAAAGtttatacattcatatgtagaTATGCACTCGGAAACGGAAACCATTCGTACTTTGGATagatacattcatacatacatacatgcatatatacgtTCTTCGCTGGAGTTTCAGATTGATTTTGTACAATTTTCTCTCAACTGTAACATATGCATCTTTTTATAATTCTGTTCTTTCCCCCATTATaacagttttaaattaattatacttattcACACCATAGTTTATATTCCGCAATTTTTTCTCATGCTTACATTTGCAAGCCACTCACCTTTTGTATTAAATACTCTAcgtacacacatgcatgcatatatgtatgctaaTGTCCACTTTATCGTTTGGCGAGCGAAGGCGCAAgtattaaacattaaaaaattctatattcACTGTATAACATCATTTCTCGCGACATATAAACTTTTGGAGTATTTTATACATAAACATTAAAACTTTaatagattaaaaataaaaccacaaTTAGCGGTAATATAAATTACACGCAAATATTCAACTATCCGACTGATTCCAACAGCTGTCAGGCAAACTTCCAACAGCTGCTGCACACAATGTCAATATAATTTCATGTCGTACTGTACAATTTTTTCCTTCTAATTACTTTGCGAGAAATCTTGTTACATGCTTACCAAAACTTCTAAAATTATTTGTCatatcgatttttcgaaaactattttgcacatcttttttcatacatatcacaacaataaattttttaaattttatgtaatttattctGGATTAAACTGTACCAAATTAAACAGCAcgcaaaaaagaagaagcatAAACTTCAATTAAACAGTGGCACTCTTTTGTAACACAGTCAATGCGGCAATTCACATTGCACTTACATCGCTCACTCCTGTATGTCCATAGGAGAGAGCGAGAGAAACATATACATGTTAAGGAAGGTTATGCTAAACGGGCATGAACTGTGAATTTTATTTGCAGCCGAGAAAAAACGCGAACCTACTATAGCgcacatattttcttttaatttttcgtttatttttactcaagaaCGGTTAAGAAATTGTTAAATACTTGCCCTTTTAACTAGTGCAAAACTTGGCTTAAGAATTTACTGAAAAACCATAGGAGAAGGTACATAAGTTTGCTtataaaagcgaaaaataaagTGGCACAAGAGGAAGCATCGGGCACCGCCATTCGCGGAAGCACCATTCAatacagcaaaaacaaacaattaaaattttgttaaattctcttaaataaattaaggaAATATGAAATGGGTAAGTGTATGTACAAGCTTGCAAAGAATTATTAAACATTCTACTATACTTAATATGCATATAGTTGAGggcattatataaaaaagaacgGTGGTGGAATTGGCAAGCTATTACGAACAAAATTAGTCAAAGTTTCACATTAATATTATACATTAACTTTTTAGTATTCAAATGAATTCcagaaaaacaataaacagcTTACTTGATTGGCTCGCACCGTGTCTTGGTTGCAGCATTGAACTGTACAGTAACTCGCACACCAGTATTTTTAACATAACAATTTATGGTCGCTTCAAGATGTTTACTTCTCATGCAAATGCACATATCGAttatccaaaaaattcaatgctaCGGCCAAGTATAAAAATCACTACCTAGATGTTTATACCGATTAttaactatattatatatgtacatatactatatataagtgtgtgtatTAAATCTCTTGCAGGTATACGCCCAGCTAACGCTTCAATCAAGCAAAAGCcaagtttaaaagaaaaattaataatcaagTAAAATCCAATCAAGTAGCCAAAAAAATAAGGGCACACAAATTGTGCAAGTGAATGTCGcttcaaaattaaaacgataaaataaagtaaacaaacagCGCTTGCTGGtgattggcgccaaacagcccacaaccaccaccaccactaacTTAAAACGCGATACCAATACGTTAGGACGAATTATcgttttagatttatttttcgCAAAGTCAGGCGTGCGTACGTTACTTTTATTTGGTAAATTTTAGTGAGAATAAAAGAAGTACTTGGTTACCTATAAAcagaacagaaaaaaataaacgtacTAAAAGAAGTAAACGCGTAGCAGATTTTTGTAATATACAGTCGGTTTAAAGCAACGTGGCTGagacagcagcaacagcaaagcCTACAACAGCTGATGTAAGTAGCGCAACATGCTTTTGTCCCCAAAATAAAGTGGGCTCTTCCAAGTCGCAttcacatacacaaacatattcgCACGCttgcttaaaacaaaatttgttcgtTGGCTAGCTGTTTTAAACTTGCCTATAAATGTTACTTTTGTTAATTGAAAAAGTGTACTACCCCTAAAACATTAATGCACTAAAGTAAAATTGGCAATGTAATTCGGTAATCAAAACAGTTccaatacatataaatgatacATGCTTTTATCATAGACATTCTTGCCAAAGTTAAATAGACCACAATTTGCCTTCAgttgttgtaaataatttccCTACTTGTCTAAATCTGTGTTCTTTAAGTTTTGTGCTtagttttagtaaaatatattttatacaaagcTTTGTTTTATGAGCCACCATATTTCATTGcagtataaaagtttttaatacacgtttagaaattattttatattttaatttttttttttcaaaaatggctGCAGTTTGCCTAAGTAAATGATATATCAAATACCGgctgtatttatataatataataactaagtaacacatatgtgcatataaacaAGCTATTTGTGCTTATACCATAATTTTATGTACaatacatacatgcttacacgtatatttaattgtttacattttattattatgcctaaagctttttttttatttttaaattatttatttctttttttttttataattataattatttattttatatttacaattattattttgtttttgattttattttcttttgtttgaaatatgattttaaCCACACCCTATTGTTTGTGCTAATATATAGCGCCCGAATTTTTACTTTCAGGCAATGCCTTCTGCCATAAGCGGTACCGGACACGGCTCAGGCGCCGTTAGCCATAGCGTGAACATACCAAGCAATGAAGAGTGCGGCATACGTGATGTTTGGAAGCATAATCTTGAGGAGGAATTCCGCACAATACGTAAAGTCGTGCAAAAATACCACTATGTAGCGATGGATACCGAATTTCCCGGCGTTGTAGCGCGTCCCGTTGGCGAATTTCGTTCCACGGCCGATTATCACTATCAACTGTTACGTTGTAATGTCGATTTGCTGCGCATCATACAACTTGGACTGACATTCATGGATGACGAGGGCAAAACACCGCCCGGTTACTCAACGTGgcagtttaattttaaatttaatttaaggtTAGTGCAAAATTAGCAATAATATTGTGTGatgtatttacaaaattttttatataccgcAGTGAGGATATGTATGCGCAGGACTCAATTGATCTGCTACAAAACTCCGGCATACAATTCAAAAAGCATGAAGAGGATGGCATTGATCCACTCGACTTTGCCGAATTACTTATGTCCTCCGGTATTGTGCTTGTGGACAACATCAAATGGCTGTGCTTTCATTCTGGCTACGATTTTGGTTATCTACTCAAATTGTTAACCGATCAACATCTACCCGCTGATGAGAGTGAATTTTTCGAATTGTTGCGCATCTATTTCCCCAACATATATGATATTAAATATCTGATGAAATCGTGTAAGAATTTGAAAGGTGGCCTACAAGAGGTGGCCGATCAATTGGAATTGCGACGTGTCGGACCACAACATCAGGCCGGTTCTGATGCGCTGCTAACCGGAATGGCATTCTTCAAAATGCGTGAGGTACATAATGAcaataagaattttattattgaaCCAACGTCGACATATCTCGACCAAGCGGTCgagtataacaacaacaataacaacgttatatttgaaatgaaaacttagaacaagaaaacaaaacaaaactaacaaaaaagcGAAAGCATAATGAAACGTTAGTATGTAACGTAAcgaaacatatataaattaatattaataacaatacGAGTAACTCATACGAGCACGAGAGGCGTTTTTGAAGAAGTTAGCTGCGTCTAACTAACCTATATAGACAATTATATAATTCCTTAAAGAAAGAGTCAGTGAACATGAGAAAATTCAATTCAACTTTCAAATATCGcgcaaataatgcatttttcAATTAACATGTGCGTTAATGTTTACCACATTTCACTTGAGTCATGTTCTTGttccttttttcttatttatttaatattttttgttatttaaaaataattcgtgCCGCGCACAAGCGCGTTACACAAATTTCGACTAACTGCTTTGAAATGCAGTCGGTGCACCAGAAAAGACTGCAATTGCctacaaatcattaacattaacattttaacatacacacactcgcgcatataaattatttattcccTCATATGTTCATTGCCCAGATTTTTGCGCCCGAAGAGGCTTCATTATTATTGGCTAGATATTGAATTTAATCAGTAATCATTATATTACATTATCCgatgttaaattttaaattcgtggccgattttttttttgtttttctcctcCTTTGGCGCAGCATTATTGTTATATTGTTCTctctacaaacaaaaaatttcactgTGCAAATTTAGTAAACACTTTAACGGTATTATTGTTctaaattgtttacaaaaaataattactttctCACGCATTCATTATTGCATTTCATTTAATTGGTTTTTTCCGCGCGTTACGTTtcctaaaatattaaattataaccttgaattattttccattttaggcgttccaaaaaaatgcattagcgaatttataaaaactatttttagtcATAGGTTGTAgcttataaacaataaaaagcatactatttgctttgcttttaatttatttacgctgaatttgaattttctttgtATTATTCAGTTTGCGCTCAGCAAAAGCCCGTTGAGCTTCTTacttgaaaatttgtattttcatatTAGATTATTTAAAGCAGAAGCTGCTGGTCTTagttccgtttttttttttaaatgcaaagaattttttggattttttttatttttacaaaattataaattgcacttataaattgaattgaatttttcaaaactttttttttaataaaaaaaatttatttaaatatttttttttttgttttcaataaaaaattttaattttttttgtaattaaatttttttttttttgtaattaaattttttatcttaaattgTAAAGCTAAgtgattttaatttgatttttttttttgctttaaattcatcgttgttataataaaaagaataatGTTGTTACATTAGCttctaaacaaacaaaattaataaaaaacaatacttTCACTTGCGTAAAACTTAACTGCAATTATTGTCAGCAGCtctattaaactttttaaatttgttaaaaatgtttaaatcatCCAATGAAATGATTTATTAGCATAACGATAAATCTCGAGTTCATTtctgttatttattaattttctttgcaaaaaaatcttaatttaagattattattaatttttttaatcaaaaaatcattcaatgaaatattatttcaatagcGCATTTGAATAAATCTTG
This window harbors:
- the LOC126761023 gene encoding CCR4-NOT transcription complex subunit 7 isoform X2, with translation MKWAMPSAISGTGHGSGAVSHSVNIPSNEECGIRDVWKHNLEEEFRTIRKVVQKYHYVAMDTEFPGVVARPVGEFRSTADYHYQLLRCNVDLLRIIQLGLTFMDDEGKTPPGYSTWQFNFKFNLSEDMYAQDSIDLLQNSGIQFKKHEEDGIDPLDFAELLMSSGIVLVDNIKWLCFHSGYDFGYLLKLLTDQHLPADESEFFELLRIYFPNIYDIKYLMKSCKNLKGGLQEVADQLELRRVGPQHQAGSDALLTGMAFFKMREMFFEDNIDNAKYCGHLYGLGTSFIVNGTNFHENNGDNNNAT
- the LOC126761023 gene encoding CCR4-NOT transcription complex subunit 7 isoform X1 — protein: MKWRPNFYFQAMPSAISGTGHGSGAVSHSVNIPSNEECGIRDVWKHNLEEEFRTIRKVVQKYHYVAMDTEFPGVVARPVGEFRSTADYHYQLLRCNVDLLRIIQLGLTFMDDEGKTPPGYSTWQFNFKFNLSEDMYAQDSIDLLQNSGIQFKKHEEDGIDPLDFAELLMSSGIVLVDNIKWLCFHSGYDFGYLLKLLTDQHLPADESEFFELLRIYFPNIYDIKYLMKSCKNLKGGLQEVADQLELRRVGPQHQAGSDALLTGMAFFKMREMFFEDNIDNAKYCGHLYGLGTSFIVNGTNFHENNGDNNNAT
- the LOC126761023 gene encoding CCR4-NOT transcription complex subunit 7 isoform X3, which codes for MPSAISGTGHGSGAVSHSVNIPSNEECGIRDVWKHNLEEEFRTIRKVVQKYHYVAMDTEFPGVVARPVGEFRSTADYHYQLLRCNVDLLRIIQLGLTFMDDEGKTPPGYSTWQFNFKFNLSEDMYAQDSIDLLQNSGIQFKKHEEDGIDPLDFAELLMSSGIVLVDNIKWLCFHSGYDFGYLLKLLTDQHLPADESEFFELLRIYFPNIYDIKYLMKSCKNLKGGLQEVADQLELRRVGPQHQAGSDALLTGMAFFKMREMFFEDNIDNAKYCGHLYGLGTSFIVNGTNFHENNGDNNNAT